One part of the Bacillota bacterium genome encodes these proteins:
- a CDS encoding RNA polymerase sigma factor — translation MHARFSCTPCTHDTAAIYAIPRLRRLQALCEWFVFLLAGSRLSAEELEQERALVEQARTDPAAFGRLYEDNYDRILNFVVRRTADVELAQDITSETFLKAFKNLAQFTWQNVPFQAWLFRIALTEIAGWHRKKRYPAISLTEMYEQGFEPAGEQDIEAELLLAEAEVLRQRDFLLLQEQMHQLPENYREVLFLRFFAELPLQEIGTVLGKPTGTIKSLLHRGLEKLRQKFARDQKHATQSDERHYTGRGLM, via the coding sequence ATGCACGCTAGGTTTTCTTGTACACCCTGCACGCACGACACTGCGGCCATTTACGCTATCCCTCGCCTGCGGCGGCTTCAGGCCCTCTGTGAGTGGTTTGTATTTTTGCTGGCCGGGAGCCGCTTATCGGCGGAGGAGCTAGAGCAAGAAAGGGCGTTAGTCGAGCAGGCTCGCACTGACCCTGCCGCCTTCGGGCGGCTATACGAAGATAACTACGACCGCATTTTAAACTTTGTTGTCAGGCGTACCGCCGACGTAGAGCTTGCGCAGGACATTACGTCCGAGACCTTTTTAAAGGCCTTTAAGAACCTGGCACAGTTCACTTGGCAGAATGTGCCTTTTCAGGCCTGGCTCTTTCGCATCGCCTTGACTGAAATAGCGGGATGGCACCGCAAAAAGCGCTACCCTGCTATATCGCTCACTGAGATGTACGAGCAGGGTTTTGAACCGGCTGGAGAGCAAGATATCGAGGCGGAGTTGCTGCTGGCCGAGGCCGAAGTTTTACGCCAACGTGACTTTTTACTGCTGCAAGAGCAAATGCATCAGCTGCCCGAAAATTATAGAGAAGTTTTGTTCTTGCGTTTTTTCGCCGAGCTGCCCCTGCAGGAAATTGGCACAGTGCTAGGCAAGCCCACTGGCACTATTAAGTCTCTTCTTCACCGCGGGCTAGAGAAGCTCAGACAAAAATTCGCCCGCGACCAAAAACATGCAACCCAGAGCGACGAACGGCATTATACAGGTAGAGGGTTGATGTAA